A single region of the Salvelinus sp. IW2-2015 linkage group LG20, ASM291031v2, whole genome shotgun sequence genome encodes:
- the LOC111981494 gene encoding parvalbumin-7-like has product MAMNSILNAADIKKALDAFAAADSFDHKKFFEMVGLKAKSAEDVKKAFLVLDADASGFIEEEELKFVLKGFASDGRDLTDKETKAFLNEADKDGDGMIGIDEFVALVHE; this is encoded by the exons ATggcgatgaacagcattctcaacgCTGCCGACATCAAGAAAGCTCTAGACGCCTTCGCAG CGGCTGACTCTTTTGACCATAAGAAATTCTTTGAGATGGTGGGTCTGAAGGCCAAGTCAGCTGAGGATGTGAAGAAAGCCTTCCTGGTGCTGGATGCTGACGCCAGCGGATtcatagaggaggaggagctcaa GTTTGTACTGAAGGGATTTGCCTCAGACGGCAGGGACCTGACCGACAAAGAAACCAAAGCATTCTTAAACGAAGCTGACAAGGATGGAGACGGCATGATCGGCATCGATG AGTTCGTTGCCCTGGTGCACGAGTAA